One Prinia subflava isolate CZ2003 ecotype Zambia chromosome 9, Cam_Psub_1.2, whole genome shotgun sequence DNA segment encodes these proteins:
- the LOC134555120 gene encoding uncharacterized protein LOC134555120: MEGPASTLCLRTCYIKDCKPLGVSENPPELGQPPPSRSCSCSRRIVQPEWSNNASKCALPIIPEYPGFQDVKLSKSYLGSPAFNHIFQDLERGKNSSPRLSTFPRRGSLSHCLGSCCLKGHQPSSPGFQDKPLQEYFNERLLELGSYGSKRCSRRSKGFAEKTQAARGSRRRSSCSALLLLGHATEGEQPCSSANQHCNGGTECKGQKEIHNVLKILTGDFLDPLTLQIAAPLEAFVQKK, encoded by the exons ATGGAGGGTCCTGCCTCGACGCTGTGCCTGAGGACTTGCTACATAAAAGACTGCAAACCTCTCGGTGTCTCTGAAAATCCACCTGAGCTGGGgcaaccccctccctccaggagctgcagctgctcccgcAGGATTGTCCAGCCAGAGTGGTCAAACAATGCCAGCAAGTGTGCCCTGCCCATCATCCCAGAATATCCAGGCTTCCAGGATGTCAAG TTGTCAAAAAGTTACTTGGGAAGTCCTGCCTTCAACCACATCTTCCAGGATCTGGAAAGAGGGAAGAACTCCTCACCACGGCTCAGCACCTTCCCCAGGAGAGGCTCCTTGTCCCactgcctggggagctgctgcttgaagggccaccagcccagcagccctggcttcCAGGACAAACCTCTGCAGGAGTACTTCAACgagaggctgctggagctggggagctACGGCAGCAAgaggtgcagcaggaggagcaagGGGTTTGCAGAGAAGACGCAGGCGGCGAGAGGGAGCCGGcgcaggagcagctgcagcgccctgctgctgctgggccatgCCACGGagggggagcagccctgcagttcTGCAAACCAGCACTGCAACGGGGGCACCGAGTGCAAGGGCCAAAAGGAGATCCACAACGTCCTCAAGATCCTCACTGGGGACTTCTTGGACCCTCTGACGTTGCAGATCGCTGCTCCTCTAGAGGCGTTTGTGCAAAAGAAGTGA